ACCGATGGTTAAGATATCGTGAGCTAACACTAATTTGCAACAGGAAAATGGAGATGATGATGATATACTTTTGCCAGAGGAGGAAGGATAGATGTGCGTACTTGTCAGTGAGGAGAGGGTAGACAAGGATGGCCCCCTGGAAGTCTCCCGCCAAGACGGTGTCCATGAGCAGGTCCTTGAGCTGAGCGACGCCATGCTTGGGCACGAACATGTTGAGCCAGGGGTGAGCCACGTCCCAGAGCCCCTGGCTCCTCAGGCTCTCCTCCTCCATCCTCACCCTGTTCAGGAAGTCGAAGTAGGACACCTCCACGCTGTACATGTGGGGCCTCATGTGGCTCATCTCCCCTGCCACCAGCTCCACAACCTGCACAATTTTTTTAAAGACCACAAGAAGACTAACTCGTTACTCCAGTATTCAGCCGTCCTTTTCTGTTGCTGTTCAAGATGTTAACTCGCGTTTTTTATTTAAATTGAAAATTGAAAATTCTGTGTGAATTCAGGAGACTGACATTGTCGACACTGGAGCTGGAGCCGTCCTGCTGGAAGTCATGCACTGCAAACTCTATGCAGTAGTAGACCTTCTTCCTGCCCTCGGAGCCGAAGTCTGGGCTGAAATCGATGCTGGCGGGGAAGGCAACGGATGAGCTGCGGATGGAGTGCTCATCCAGAACCATGAACCCCTCCACGTAGTCCACCTGCTCCGGCATTGAGATCAGAAGCTCTTGGTCCTTGGTGAATGTTTCGAAGCTCTCGTAGAAGGCCCTCACCCATCGCACCTGATGATCACCAGGATGGTAAAAACAATAACCAATTGTCAAATAAAGCTTAAGAGTAACGAAAGATGATTGGCAGTAGAAACGAAGGCATGAGGCGACTGCATGTACCTTTGGAGGAGCTTCTTGGAGTAGAATCCGTGCCCTGGTGATGATGCCGAACTGGCCGAGACCGCCAAGAACTGCGAAGAAGAGATCCGGGCTCTTGGTGCGCGAGCATGTCACGACCTCCCCATTCCCTGCGGCCAACATACCAAGAACATGAAAAGGAGGGGTAAATCACTGCAGAATTTACAGGTTCAgcgttttgttcttttcttttttgaaaattGAAATGAAACAGAGAAAGGGTTTATGAGAATAAGAAAAATTGACAGTAGGCTGCATGTGCGCGGTGGCTGTTGAGTGCTGCATACCTGTGACGACTTGGAGCTGCAGGACGTTGCTGATCTGCGGGCCATGCTTGAACGCCTGGCCGCTGATGCCGGCATTGGACAGCGTCCCGCCCACGGTGAGGTACAAGTAGTCCGTCCAGGACAGCGGCGCCAGCCCGGCCTTCAGGCACTCCTCCAGCACCTCCACCCACAGAGCGCCGGCGCCCACGTCCGCGTAGGCGCAAGCGGTGGCCTCGCCGCCCGCCCGCGGCGCCGCCACCACCACGACGGTGCGTGGCAGGGAACGCGTCTCCACCACAATGCCGTCGCGCGCCTGCGCCTGGCCCTGAAGCGAGTGCCCCACGCCGCGCGCGGCCACGGTCGCcctcgggcgcggcggcgcggacgaCAGCGCGCccaggaggagcgcgatgtcggcGGAGGACCCCGGGCGGAGGATCGCGAAGGGCGCGTCGGAGACGACGGCGCCGAAGTCGCGCGCCGAGGACGGGGTCGGCTCGAGGAGCGCCACCGGGCCGAACACGTCGGTGGGGCTCTGGATGAAGGTCGCCGCGGAGCAGAGGAACAGGGCTAGCACGGCGGCGTACATGCACAGCGCCTTGAGGTCCATGGCTTCCTGGCCAACCAGCTCCGTCCGTCTGTCGAGTGTCGAGCGCGCGCTTGGACAAGTTACGGGGCCCGATGGCGCTCCTTGCTGGACGAGGCCGATGGAAGAAGCAAGGTAGCTGAAGGCGTGGTCGCTCGTGGTCGCTCGCGCGAGCTGTTTGGTGATTGCTGCCTCGGCCGGGACGTCTCTGTCTGGATGGATCCTTGGGTTCCCACAAGAACTGTGGATcgatgggagggagggagggagagggagcgagGCGAGACAGCTCGCGGATATATACAAGCGGAGAGGAGAGGAATGGGTCTCTGTCGCCGGTCGTAAGCCGTGCCGTGACGCGGTCGGGCCCTGAGAGAGAATCTAATGGAAACCCGGAGTGGGGTACGGCGGATCCACGAGGGCCCGGACCTGTTTCCCGCCTCCGTTCGCTCCACACTTCCACTGATCGATCGCGTTTGTCCCAAGAGGATTAACCACTAAACCTTGGGCAAGAGAGCAACTTACATCGTGAAGAAGTTTAAGAAGAGATCCATTTTAAAAAAACCTTATACTGCTATTAGATAACAAGCTCTAGTTTAAAACTGCGACACTTGTTTTGGATTGGAGCATCAACTGAGACTTGGTTTGACTGAGATTTAGCAATCCTAATCTTTTTTGGATGGATATATCGCTGTATTACTGCTAGATTGTGGAAAAAGAAGGGTACTCGTGGCTATATTGGACCCATGTCTTGGAAAAAGGCCTCGTCCTCGTATATTTTATAGAACTGCAGAAACCCATGTACAGCAGTGCGTATTCTAATCGACGGTATATTAGAAAAAACTCTGTATAGTATCAGTATGTAGTGCCTGCCACGGCACGTAGCGGTCAGTCGCCTCCTCGACGGTGGCTACGAGAGCGCACCGATCCATCTCCGGTGGTCACTGTGGCTGACGCTTAGACGGCATTACTACTCTACTTGCCAGCGACCGTTTTGACTCCCACCGCGGAACGAGTGACCCGTCTTGGCTTCTCTCCCGCCATCCCCGCAGAAACTTCAACGCTGGGCTGCGAGCGCGAGCGCGAACGCGAAAGCGGGCGGCCGGACAGGTGCGTGTCTGCAGCAGCGGCGCTTCCCCGTTGCGGCCTACCTGCCTGCCTGGCGCACACCCCGTGCGTCCGTGGCGTgcttgctcgacactgctgggcaGCGACACCCACGTAGCACACGTTACGTGCATGCACTCGCCGCCGGCGTCTGCGGCGACGTACGTACCCACGCGTCCCATACGAAACGTCACTTGCGTCGCCTGCCGTCACCATGGGTCTCGTCGGCGCGATACGTACGTGTGCTTGCGGACTATTTTCTAGAAAGAAGGCGTGCTTGCCGCGTGGAAGTTCTCAGGCTTAAGTCACGAAAACCTAAATCCTCTtacggcggcggctagggcggctAGGGCTTCGATGGTTCTCATACTCCGGCGCCGTCCTCCGCCGGTGATATGGGGGAGCGTTGGGGGCAAGGGGTTTGTTGGATCCGCGTGTATGGATCGTGTAGATTTGGATTTTAGGACCTACTCCTAGTAGCTTAGGTTTTTGGCCGTTCGACGTTATGGCGTCGATAAGGGCTACGTCGGCGTTGAATCCATCACCCACTTGGATTCGATTGCTAATCTATTCAAGTGGGGATGGTGTAGTAGCGGAGGCATTACGATAATGGAGTTGTGTCATTGAGATCCGTCGTTGTGACGGTGTTTGCTCCGATGACAGCGTGGTGCTCGAGAGGTAGTGCAGGAGGGAATGTAGATAGTAGTATGCTTTGACAACAACCGGAAGATGGTGGATCATATGCTGGATCCGTGGTTGCCAGATGGTAGATATGGTTTCTTTTTTCGACATCATTGCCGAGCGGGGGTGTCAGATCTAAAATTTGATGACGTGTCCTAAGTGCTGCATCGGCCAGATTCTTTCAACGGGCGATGGATTCGCCTTTCGTAAGCTACTTTAAAGGTTTGAAAAGTTGCTTATTAGCGATGGAGTCGCGACGAGCTTGGACAAAGGGATGATCCGTCACATTTTATTTTTGTGGCTGCTACGATGGTGCCTGAAGTAGATGACGGACATTGGCACCAAACTCGGATGATTTTTCGATTTGATTGTAGTTTTCTTTCTATGTTGGTAGTCTTTTGTGCAAAAGCTGGAATTCTGCTATATTATCTTTTCAGCTTTATTAGATCAATGTCTAGTGTATCAGTAACTTTGATTTTCATTACacaaatgagacacgtattatcatTTGGGAAAAGATGACCCTGACAAATGCCATACatgtggcacgaagcaattcagccCTGACGTTTTTTATGACAAGTTTATTTACCCATGGATGACACTTTTAGTTGTGAGCATGTCTAAATTTCTGTTTGGATGACAAGTTTTAGTTTTTTTCGGATGACAATTTTTTTAAGTTGTAAAAAATGTCAGGGCGGTGTTACTTCgtgtcacacgtgtggcacttatcatttggcaaaagaaaagtgTACTGCATCGACCGGTCAGCCTCATCAAAGATTTTTCTTTTCTTTGAAACGGAAGTCTCGTCCAAGATTGATACCGTGAACCAAGTGTCCAAGTGCTCGCACTCTTGCGCcacaccagagagagagagagagagagaggtgcacCAGTGGGATCGTTGCAGGGTCGACAAATTTCAGATTCTCAATATATTTTGATGTGCACTGTCCCTGGCCAGATATGTATGGGTCGCTTGCTTGCTGCCGCTGCTGACTTGCGTGGCGTATGAATTGCGCATGTGATCTGCCGCTGAGCGTACAGGCACAGAGGGGTGACAATTGGCAAAGGTACACCATCCAACATCACGGAGCGACACGTTGGCGCTGGTCCTGTGTCTAATGCTAGGCTCCGAATCCTATAAGATCCAGGCGATTGGACCGCTCCCTCGTGCAGGCACACATGAGCTGCAAGTATAAGGGCTCGACGAGACTTCGACGGTTTATCCTGCATTTCTGGCAAAGGAGATACACGAGGACGTCCACGGAGGTAACTATTCTAGACCAgaaaaaatgcttagtttttctaGCATTTTGAAGTCATAGAAATAATGGCGGTGATTCTTTCTCGGTTGATTTGAAAGTTGTTGTTGTAAGTCGTCCTCCATTCATTGCCTTTCCGTCAATTATTAtcttctcctccctccctccttagAAAGATCACACACCATCCAACTCAAATCCTCCTCTCTTCCCCCCCATCTCACACATGGCCAACAACGTGGCAACGACGACTTAGCCAGTCTCAACCCTAGCAGCCGCATCGGCCCCCCTCCTCTTTCCTGTCCGGTGGCTTTATCATGGTGTCGTCCATTTGGCTATCTCAAATAAAGAAAGGAAACAACAAATTCATGTAATTGTAGGGGTCGCTTTTCAAGAAAAGATACTTCTAGTACACTTTATATAAGATCTCAGTCATCACAAGAAAATTTGAAGCTATATATGTCAATCGCTGTAGAATTTGTTGTTAATTTTTAACAAACGGTTCTAAAATTCTGATAAAAGACACGTACAACATGAGATTTACAAGTTTACAAGCTCTTGGACTTGTACAAATGATCACCAACATCCTTGTCAACAAGAGAAAAAATGGTAAATGTTTTAATTGGCTTTAGAAAAccctaggtactccctccgtcccataatataaaatatttttgcAAGCTAATTTTAGAACCAACTTAAAGTTCCCTTCAATCAATTCCTGTTGAGATGCGATGCTCACAAGTCATCTAAGAACAATGTGTGTCCACCAAAAGGACACTTCCTTTTTGTGATTGGAACGCATGAAAGAGAGAAATTGAATAGTCTTCGACGGATCGAGGCTAACCTACACCAGCGGAGCTACACACAAGTTTGTAGGGGGcatgccccccctcccccctcccctcctcgctcgaacAAAATCTATGAAGTTTTTATTATCCCCCTCAGAAAATTATGTTTTGTCTTTGGCCCCTCCGGGCATTCCTGTGAAGCTCCACCCATGCTAACCTACATCAAAGTGGTGAATCCAACCCTCAAGGTATCCAATGCGTGCGAGCTCCCTTTCGATTGCCACGGTTTCGTCCAGTACATTTCTGTATATAGTTTTTGAGGTTTGCATGTTTGTCCTTTAGTAACACAACAACTCTTGTACATACTTGTTTCTCTTTGCCCTCTAAATTAAAGGGCAGAGCTTTGGTTGATAAAAATCTTACAAACCGTAGTGATCTTCTATCTTTCGTTAGACAATTTAAGGGTTTGTTGCTCCAGGTTTAGTGATAGAAAAGTTGCTTATTTGTCAACCAGTTGACAACTTCTTTGATATCCGGTGGATCACGTGTGGCTTTTgaatgatactccctctgtaattttttataagatcgtttagatcaaaagtttacagagggagtaatatttttCTGCTAAACAGTGGAACGGCCAAGTTGCACCCGTTTTAAAGTTCAAAAACTGCATGAAAACCAGTGTGCTATAGCTAAAGAACAAGGATCCAGAATGTTTCAAAAAATTGTCATTCTCAAGCATTGATTTATTTTTTTGTCCAGACCTTCACAATTGTTATATCATCATGAAATTTTGCACGCGGGTGAAGCATTCATCATTGTTCATAAAAGAATTATAATGCTTTGATTTTCTTACTTTTTGTGTGTGAGAAAATGCCTCGTGGTTACCGAAGAAGATGGACAAGCTGAAAGTTCATGAAGTACTACCTAATGAGCGGCCACAATATGTTCTTTTTTCCTTGCACGCAACTCGAGGTGGGCCTGCGGCGCGTCCGTGATCTGAGGCCAACTCCAGCGCATGACCTCAAACAAACGTCTGTTTTGCCCGAATTATGTcagtttgggtagggcaatgggatCGTGTGTGGACCTGTCCTGaaatgcggtggtcgtgcgcccaaCCCGCGGACGCATCCTaaccgcgtacatttttctttgcaagtcCATAACTTTTTTTCATCCTTGATTTTTGATACAcgaaatacatcaccaaattttgactaaaaAAACAAGACCAGAAAAACAAGAACCACatgaatacattttagaagatatccaactttcaTAACTGATTCTCTAAGTCGGATT
The window above is part of the Triticum aestivum cultivar Chinese Spring chromosome 2A, IWGSC CS RefSeq v2.1, whole genome shotgun sequence genome. Proteins encoded here:
- the LOC101290606 gene encoding cytokinin dehydrogenase 8, translated to MDLKALCMYAAVLALFLCSAATFIQSPTDVFGPVALLEPTPSSARDFGAVVSDAPFAILRPGSSADIALLLGALSSAPPRPRATVAARGVGHSLQGQAQARDGIVVETRSLPRTVVVVAAPRAGGEATACAYADVGAGALWVEVLEECLKAGLAPLSWTDYLYLTVGGTLSNAGISGQAFKHGPQISNVLQLQVVTGNGEVVTCSRTKSPDLFFAVLGGLGQFGIITRARILLQEAPPKVRWVRAFYESFETFTKDQELLISMPEQVDYVEGFMVLDEHSIRSSSVAFPASIDFSPDFGSEGRKKVYYCIEFAVHDFQQDGSSSSVDNVVELVAGEMSHMRPHMYSVEVSYFDFLNRVRMEEESLRSQGLWDVAHPWLNMFVPKHGVAQLKDLLMDTVLAGDFQGAILVYPLLTDKWDGNTSAVIPSAPGGVMYIFSVLRSADPSRCGRGCVEEILEQHRRVADEACRAGGGIGAKQYLARQPTQAHWRSHFGPTWDRFLARKARYDPVRVLGPGQGIFPWTDSASSM